CCTCGGTGAAGCCGCCGCGCTCCAGGCCCACGACGTTGAGGCCCACCAGCGTGGCCCGGTCCCCCTGCACGGTGCAGTAGGGGGGCACGTCCATGGTGACCATGGAGCCGCCGGAGATGAACGCGTAGCGCCCCAGCCGGGTGAACTGGTGCACCGCGACGAGGCCCGAAATCTTCACCGAGTCCTCCACCACCACGTGGCCCGCGAGCGCGGCCCCGTTGGCGAGGAGGACCTCATTGCCCACGACGCAGTCGTGCGCGATGTGGCTGTTGGCGAGCAGCAGGTTGCGGTGGCCCAGGCGCGTGGCCCCGCCGCCGGCCACCGTGCCCAGGTTCACCGTGACGAACTCACGGATTTGATTCTCGTCACCGATGACGAGCTCCGTGTCCTCGCCCGCGTACTTCAAGTCCTGGGGCGCCGCGCCCACCGAACAGAACTGGAAGAGGTGGTTGCGCTCCCCGAGCGTGGTGCGGCCTTCAATGACGACGTGCGGCCCGATGCGGGTGCCCGCGCCGATGACGACCTGGGGTCCGATGACCGAGAACGGCCCCACCTCCACGGTGTCGTGGAGCCGGGCCCCCGGATGGACCACCGCGGTGGGATGAACCTGCGCCATGTCCTTCTCTCCTCAGCAGCGCGTGTGACGCGCCCTACGGCGCCGCGCTCTCGTCGCCCTTGGCGGCCTTGTTCTTGTCCACCACGGTGGCGAGGAACTCCCCTTCCGCCACCTTGGCGCCATCCACCGACGCCAGGCCCCGGGTCTTCCAGATGGCGCCCTTGTGGCGGATGACTTCGATGTCCAGTTGGAGCCGGTCCCCGGGCACCACCGGCTTGCGGAAGCGCGCGTTGTCCACGCCCATGAGGTACGTCACGAGCCGCGACGGGTCCATGGCTTCCGTCTTGTACGCAAGGATGGCCGTGGCCTGGGCGAGCGCCTCCAGGATGAGCACGCCCGGCATCACCGGGTGCCCCGGGAAGTGGCCGTTGAAGAAGGGCTCGTTGATGGTGACGTTCTTGTAGGCCGTGAGCTTCTGGCCCGGCACGATTTCCACCA
The window above is part of the Corallococcus caeni genome. Proteins encoded here:
- the fabZ gene encoding 3-hydroxyacyl-ACP dehydratase FabZ; protein product: MDIGEIQALLPHRYPFLLVDRVVEIVPGQKLTAYKNVTINEPFFNGHFPGHPVMPGVLILEALAQATAILAYKTEAMDPSRLVTYLMGVDNARFRKPVVPGDRLQLDIEVIRHKGAIWKTRGLASVDGAKVAEGEFLATVVDKNKAAKGDESAAP
- the lpxA gene encoding acyl-ACP--UDP-N-acetylglucosamine O-acyltransferase; the protein is MAQVHPTAVVHPGARLHDTVEVGPFSVIGPQVVIGAGTRIGPHVVIEGRTTLGERNHLFQFCSVGAAPQDLKYAGEDTELVIGDENQIREFVTVNLGTVAGGGATRLGHRNLLLANSHIAHDCVVGNEVLLANGAALAGHVVVEDSVKISGLVAVHQFTRLGRYAFISGGSMVTMDVPPYCTVQGDRATLVGLNVVGLERGGFTEEQIGRVKEAYRILFRSKLGLQEALAQLRGELSAHPEVEHLVRFVETSKRGVTR